From the genome of Sulfurimonas paralvinellae:
CCTGAGCAATACCGTTGCCAAAAATAAGCATTTTCATCGTTCTCATTTTACTTAGCGATATCTCCAAACCTATGGTAAACATCAAAAAAACAATACCAAACTCACTAATAAATTCAAGTTCGTGGGAATGAGCAGCGTGCTGCAGATGGAATAGATAGCTGATAAATGTACCTGTAAAGATATACCCTATGATAAGTGATATCTTTAATTTTTTAAACACTATGTTTAAAATCGTTGATAAACCAAGGGCAGCTACCAAATACAAGAGAACATTATCCAAATTTTTTCCTTGCTGTTTTCTTTTTGTCATTATATACTATATTTTAAGTGATGTTAGAATATAATCGCATAAATATTTATCGACGAGGTTTTGGTATGACGAAGTACATTTTTGTGACCGGAGGGGTTTTAAGTTCTCTTGGAAAAGGGATAACAGCTGCAAGTGTTGGTACACTTTTAAAACATTCCGGTAAGAATGTAGGGATGTTGAAAATCGATCCATACATCAATGTCGATCCTGGAACAATGTCACCACTGGAACATGGTGAGGTCTTTGTCACAAAAGACGGTGCAGAGACCGATCTTGACATCGGAAACTATGAACGTTTCTTAGATACTTCATTCTTAAAAAGTTCAAACTTCACAACAGGTCAGGTCTACTCAAGTGTTATCGAGCGTGAGCGTGCCGGCGGTTATCTCGGACAGACCATCCAGGTCATTCCTCATATCGTCGGTGAGATCGTAAAACGCATCAAAGAGGCCGGTGAAGGTCATGATATCCTTGTTGTCGAGCTCGGTGGAACGGTTGGCGATATCGAAGGTCTTCCTTTTATGGAAGCCATTCGCCAGATGAAACATGATGATGAAGTTGCAGGAACATTTTTCATCCATGTAACACTCATTCCTTACATTAAAGCCGCAGGTGAATTAAAATCGAAACCGACTCAGCACTCTGTTCAGGAGCTTCGCCGTATCGGAATCACACCGCAGATGATAATTGCCCGTAGTGAAAACGCACTGCCAAAAACATTCAAGAAAAAACTTGCAATGAGCTGTGATGTAAGTTCTGACAGTGTTGTCGAAGCACTTGATGCAGCAAGCATCTATGATGTTCCAATGAGCTTTTTACGTCAAAACATCCTCAAACCAATAGCAAAAGAGCTTGAACTCGGTGAAGTAGAGCCGGATATGACCGAGTGGGATTCTCTTGTCAAAAAGATAGTTCAGCCAAAAGGCCGGGTTGTCATTGGCTTTGTAGGAAAATATCTCGCGCTTAAAGAGTCTTACAAATCGCTTACAGAAGCACTCATTCATGCAGGAGCTCACTTAGACAGCCGTGTAGAGATCTGCTGGGTAGATTCTGAAGAGATAGAAGAGCGTGGGGCTGAGGAGCTTTTACGTGACTGTGACGGTATACTTGTTGCAGGAGGTTTTGGCTCACGCGGTGTTGAAGGAAAGATCCAGGCGATTGAATATGCCCGTGTGAACAAAGTACCGTATCTTGGTATATGTCTTGGTATGCAGCTCACACTTGTTGAATATGCCAGAAATGTTCTTGGATATGAAGGCGCAAATTCAGTTGAGTTCGATGAGGAGACACCATACCCGATGATCTATCTTATCGACAACTTTTTAGACCAAAGCGGCGGTATGCAGTTGCGAACGCACCAATCTCCAATGGGTGGAACACTTCGTCTTGGAGAGTACCCTTGTGATACAAAAGAAGGCTCACTTCTGCGTGAAGCATACCATGGTGCAAAAACAATCTATGAGCGTCATCGCCACCGTTATGAAGCAAATCCTGCCTACAGAGAAGCACTTGAAAATGCCGGCATGATAGTAACAGGTGAGTCTAACGGTCTCATCGAGACTGTTGAAGTAAAAGATCACCCTTGGTTCTTAGGCGTGCAGTTTCATCCGGAATTCACATCACGTCTACAGACTCCAAATCCATCGATCTTAGCGTTTGTAAACGCAGCGCTCAGTGCTGAATAGTACGCCGCATATAACCAAATCAGATCTTTATAACATTCTTGCATCGAGATTCGATGCAGAAAAAAAACTCTCACAAATCCCAAACCCTTCACTGCTTCATGATGCAGACAAGGCTGCCAAAAGAATCGCTCGTGCAATTACCAATAAAGAACGCATAACACTCGTGGGAGACTATGATGTTGACGGCGTCAGCTCTACTGCCATTATGGTTGAATTTTTCAGACAGATTCCCTATCCGCTTGAAGCTATCATTCCCAACCGTTTCAATGACGGCTATGGCGTCAATCCTACTGTTTTGCAGCGTGTCGATGCCGACTTGGTCATTACTGTCGATAACGGTATTACCGCTGTAGCTGCTGCAGATATCTGTAAAGAACGTGGCATTGATCTCATCATTACCGACCACCATACACCTTCAGAAACACTGCCTGATGCCTACGCAATCGTTGACCCTAAACTTCCTGAATGTGAGTATCCTTTTAAAGATATATGCGGTGCTCAGGTTGCCTGGCTGTTACTGGCACTTGTAAAAAAAGAGTTGGAGCTTGCCATTGATATGCGGCAGTTTTTAGATCTGCTGGCCATTGCCATTATTGCCGATGTTATGCCGCTTGTTGACATCAACAGAACGCTTGTCAAAGAAGGGCTCAAGCTCATTACTACCTCACGCAGACCGGCTTCTATCATCATACGAGATTTTTTAGACAAAACAAACATCAGTAGTGAAGATATCGCTTTTATGATAGCACCGCGGATCAACTCTGCGGGAAGACTCGAAGATGCATCCCTTGCCTTGGAGTTTTATACGGCATCCGATACGCACACGGCATATAAACAGTTTGAGCTTTTAGGGCAGCTCAATGAATTGAGAAAAGAGACTGAAGCACAGACAACGAAAGAGGCGACTGAGTACGTTCAAGAACAAGATAAAATCATCGTCGTTGCAGGTGAAAGTTGGCATGAAGGTAT
Proteins encoded in this window:
- a CDS encoding CTP synthase, translating into MTKYIFVTGGVLSSLGKGITAASVGTLLKHSGKNVGMLKIDPYINVDPGTMSPLEHGEVFVTKDGAETDLDIGNYERFLDTSFLKSSNFTTGQVYSSVIERERAGGYLGQTIQVIPHIVGEIVKRIKEAGEGHDILVVELGGTVGDIEGLPFMEAIRQMKHDDEVAGTFFIHVTLIPYIKAAGELKSKPTQHSVQELRRIGITPQMIIARSENALPKTFKKKLAMSCDVSSDSVVEALDAASIYDVPMSFLRQNILKPIAKELELGEVEPDMTEWDSLVKKIVQPKGRVVIGFVGKYLALKESYKSLTEALIHAGAHLDSRVEICWVDSEEIEERGAEELLRDCDGILVAGGFGSRGVEGKIQAIEYARVNKVPYLGICLGMQLTLVEYARNVLGYEGANSVEFDEETPYPMIYLIDNFLDQSGGMQLRTHQSPMGGTLRLGEYPCDTKEGSLLREAYHGAKTIYERHRHRYEANPAYREALENAGMIVTGESNGLIETVEVKDHPWFLGVQFHPEFTSRLQTPNPSILAFVNAALSAE
- the recJ gene encoding single-stranded-DNA-specific exonuclease RecJ; protein product: MLNSTPHITKSDLYNILASRFDAEKKLSQIPNPSLLHDADKAAKRIARAITNKERITLVGDYDVDGVSSTAIMVEFFRQIPYPLEAIIPNRFNDGYGVNPTVLQRVDADLVITVDNGITAVAAADICKERGIDLIITDHHTPSETLPDAYAIVDPKLPECEYPFKDICGAQVAWLLLALVKKELELAIDMRQFLDLLAIAIIADVMPLVDINRTLVKEGLKLITTSRRPASIIIRDFLDKTNISSEDIAFMIAPRINSAGRLEDASLALEFYTASDTHTAYKQFELLGQLNELRKETEAQTTKEATEYVQEQDKIIVVAGESWHEGIVGITASRLVDRFEKPAIVLSINENEAKGSARSIGNVSIYKLIKENEHLLTKFGGHKMAAGLGLLREDIDAFREAINKSAQTVPTEDFLPLEQLTGILKTDEIDLELLELLEQFEPYGEANLRPSFLLHEAEVVTVKLMGADKSHSRIEIRQYPHQRKTVELIAFRTVFEMPADRKITCSYSIAKNEFNGRVSPQLLVKKIYNAAN